The Dasypus novemcinctus isolate mDasNov1 chromosome 11, mDasNov1.1.hap2, whole genome shotgun sequence DNA window ATCATTGGGGTGATGATCGCATACAGCATAGAGATGAGTCTGTCTCTAGCTGGTGAGTGTTGACTGGAGGAGGGACGCATATAAGTAAATAGGGTTGTGCCATAAAACAGACAGACCACAAGGAGGTGAGAAGCACATGTGGAGAAGGCTTTGCGCTTCCCTTCGGCTGACTGGATCTTTAGGGTGGTGGATATGATGTAGATATAAGAGATAAGGGTGATCAGAAAGGCACTGATCCCCAAGATCCCTCCTAGCAATAAAACAAGCATCTTTGCCAAATACGTGGAGGAGCAGGACAGCGCCACCACTGGCGGGATGTCACAATAGTAGTGGTTAACCTGATGGGATTTACAGAAAGACAGGCGGAAGGTGAACACGGTGTGCAGGAGGGAATTTAGAAACCCTGCTGCCCAGGTTCCAGCCGCCAGCTGGGCACAGCGCACCGTGGTCACGATGAGGGTGTAACGAAGGGGGAAACATATGGCCACGTACCGGTCATAAGCCATGAGGGAAAGTAGGAAGGCTTCTGTCCCCGCCAGGGCCACCAGAAAATAAAGCTGCAAAGCACACCCAACAAAGGAAATGCTTTGTTTCTCAGTCAAGAAATTCTCAAGCAT harbors:
- the LOC101438284 gene encoding olfactory receptor 5V1-like translates to MDINNLTTLEEFFLLGLSDLAGVRYPLFLVLAVIYQVTLLGNCTILLAIVTEKKLHTPMYYFLANLSLLDIFCPSAIIPKMLENFLTEKQSISFVGCALQLYFLVALAGTEAFLLSLMAYDRYVAICFPLRYTLIVTTVRCAQLAAGTWAAGFLNSLLHTVFTFRLSFCKSHQVNHYYCDIPPVVALSCSSTYLAKMLVLLLGGILGISAFLITLISYIYIISTTLKIQSAEGKRKAFSTCASHLLVVCLFYGTTLFTYMRPSSSQHSPARDRLISMLYAIITPMINPIIYSLRNTEVKGALKKFCVMANVIVTKNLSSTPLRLKP